The window CGGTTCCTGTGCTGAGATTTTTCGTCCATGCACTTCACGACCAGCCCTGTTGGTTCATGGGTGATCCTGATCGCAGAACTCGTTTTGTTTACCTTCTGACCCCCCGGGCCGGAAGCGCGGAATGTATCAACTACAATATCCTGTGGATCAATTTTTATCTCAACTTCCTCAATCTCTGGTAAAACTGCCACTGTAGCAGCTGAAGTATGTATCCTTCCGCTTGTCTCTGTGTCAGGTACTCTTTGTACACGGTGAGTACCACTTTCATAACAAAGTTTCTGGTAAACTGAGTCGCCCTCGATAGAGAGCGTTACTTCCTTAAAACCTCCTATCTCTGTCGGGCTGCAATCAAGTATTTCTGTTTTCCATTTCTGTTTTTCAGCATATTTCGTATACATCCTGAAGAGATCCGCAGCAAAGAGTGCGGCCTCATCGCCTCCAGTGCCTGCACGTATTTCCATTATAACGTTCTTGTCAGACTCAGCACTTTCAGTAACAAACTGATTCTTGATTTCTTCAAAGAGTTCCTTCTCTTTTTTCTCAAGACTACGAAATTCTTCCTTGGCAAGATCGTATAAATCTCTATCTCCGTTATTCTCAGACAGTATGGTCTCTGCCTCTTCTTTCTGTCTTAACGTCTGGTCAAATTGTTGATATTTGCCGGCAAACTTTGCAAGCCTGCCATGTTCCTTCACATAAGAGGTATACCTGACATTGTCTGAAATAACTTCAGGGCTTGATAAGAGTTTTTCAAGTTTGTTATATCGATCAAACCTCTCCTGAAACTTCTTTAACAATTTCTCATGAATCTGCATTTCTTATCTTCGCCTTATTATCTGGCACCGGAGCCCTCTCCTCTGTCTTTGCTTTCAACAGTATTTTCCGATTTATCGGGCCAATTAAATCTTTGTTTAAATCTTTCAACCCTTCCGGCCGTATCGACAAATTTCTGTTTACCAGTATAAAATGGATGGCATTTCGAACAAACCTCTATAGAAATTCTGCTTTTTGCAGATCTTGTTTCAAAGGTTTCGCCACACCCACAAGTAACAACAGTATTAACATATTCCGGATGTATTCCCTGTTTCATTGTCTAAACTCTCCGATTTTCTTAAAGATAAAAAATTTATTTAAAAATCTTATAACCTTAAATGGTTATGATACATATAAGTTCCAGAAACTACCTCGATTTTATCAGAGTGTATTCTTTACTGCAATAAAAAACAGAAATATTATAATGTCCGCAAATAGTATTCATCAGTAATTCAGGATAAATGTTTGACACTCTTGCTTTATCATGGTATTCTTTTTAGACTTACAGAAAACAGGACCTGGCTAATTCTCCCCACCAGCTCAGCAGGAACTGTACCCATTTGTGCAGTTCATGAAAATTGCGAACACCTATTAAAATAATTAAACACAAACAAACACTATACGATCTGCAGACAGCAGCCTGAAAGACTCTTCGGACACTAAAAAATGTATGCAGTTGCAGGATGCGTAATCTCAACTCCTTTCACTGACTGTTTTCGTTATGAAGAACCAAAGCAACCAAATTATTGAAAGCTATCGGAACAATTTGCTTGAGATTGGTTATTCCTTCTTTAAACCGAGGGTATTAATAACAGCAACCAAACTTGATCTATTTAACACGATTGGAGAGACACACATCACCGTTCGTGAAATTGCATCCCGATTAGACCTCGATCGGGATGCGACAGAAACCTTTTTAAATGCGATGGTTAGTTTAGGCTTCCTTGGTAAAGATAAAAATTCATATTTTAATACAGAAGAGGGAAAAGAGGTATTTATCAAGGGTAAAGAGGGGTACATCGGGGATATCATTATTCTGCAGGATATGATGTGGAACAGCTGGAGTAAGCTGGAGGAATCAATAATTACCGGAAAACCGACACGGAGACCGGATATGTTTCAGGAGAAGAGAGAAGAAACCAGAAACTTTATCAGGGCCATGCACAATACGGCCATGGCAAATGCGCCCTTCTTGTCGAAAAACATTAATTTTCCGGGTTACAAGACCCTGATTGACGTAGGTGGCGGACCCGGTACTTATTCTGTCTATTTCTGTATTGAAAATCCAGAACTTGAGTCAACCATTTTAGATTTACCCGGTACGCTGGAAATCACAAAAGAATTAATTTCTCTTGCCGATGTATCAGATCGGATTACGTTGATGGAAGGTGATTTTCATGAAAAAATTGACGGGAATTATGATGCTGCCTTCCTCGCAAATATCATTCATTGTCTCGGAGAGGAGGAGAACTCTGCATTAATAAAGAGAGTTTACCATGCACTCAACGATGGTGGGATGATAGTGATTCAGGATTTTATCTTAGACGATGAGAAAACATCCCCGCCTTTCCCTGCATTGTTTTCACTCAACATGCTATTGTTCACAGAGAACGGTAAATCATACTCATTTAACGAGATTGAAAACTGGCTTGAAGAAGCCGGGTTTAGAAATCTTGAGAGAATCCGGATACCATTACCGAGATCCATATCTGTCTTGATAGGAAAGAAAGAGATTGTCTAAAAACCTCGTACACCTCTTGTCAACCATTGGCAGACCATCCGTTCTTCTCATTGGAGACTTTATGATCGACAAGTATGTTTGGGGAGAAGTCAAGCGGATATCTCAGGAAGCCCCGATACCGGTCATTAATGTTGCGTCTGAGGAGTTTCGGCCCGGAGGGGCTGGAAGTGTGGCGAATAACCTTGTACACCTGGGAGCACGTGTTTATTGTTGTGGGGTTGTTGGTGACGATATTGAAGGAAAGCAGTTAATAAAAAATTTAACAGACCTGGAAACTGATACAGGAGGAATGGTAGAGGATGATACAAGACGGACGACCGTGAAGGTCCGGATGATGGGACATCTCCAGTCTGCAGGAAGAGCTATTCAGCAGCTTTTGCGGATAGATTATGAAAACACACATGTGATAAAGAAAACTATAGAAGAAACCCTTATCCGGAAAATCAGGCTTAAGGCACATGACTATGATGTCATATTGATATCAGATATGAATAAAGGTGTGATGTCCAAAGGAATTATCGAAACTGTCATCAGTTTAGGAAAAGAGAAAAAAATACCCGTGATTGTTGATCCAAGACTGGGAGAAGATTATAGCATTTATAAAGGTGCAACTGCCATAACCCCAAACCGATTTGAAACAGAACTGTCAACAGGTATAAAGATTACGGACAGTAGCAGTTTAAAGGCAGCCGGAAAGAAATTAGTAGAAACATTACTTTTAGAGTACGCTGTTATAACGGTAGACAAGGACGGAATGTTCCTATACAGTAAAGAGGGGAAATATACCCTTGTTCCAACAATACCGAAGGATGTTCACGATGTCAGTGGTGCTGGAGACATGGTCTTGAGTGTTCTGGGATTTATTGTCGGTGCAGGGAATACCTTTGAGGATGCCGCAATGATTGCGAATGTCGCTGCAGGCATTGAAGTGGGAAAAATTGGTGCACTCCCTATCTCGAAAAGTGAAATACTGAGTGCACTTATGGGAGGTGTAAATCCTCTCTATTCCAAGATTAAAGTCCTTGATGAGCTGGAGGAAACATTAAGACAATACCGGGAAAAAGGTAAGAAGATCGTCTTTACAAACGGATGTTTCGATATTCTCCACGTTGGGCATGTTGAGTATCTCAAGTTTTCGAGGTGTCAGGGAGACATCTTAATTGTAGGCTTAAACACAGACAGATCAGTAAGAGAACAAAAGGGACCTAAAAGGCCTTTTGTTCCCGAAGAGGAAAGAGCAAGATTAGTTTCTGCACTGGAAGATGTAAGTTATGTTGTATTTTTCGATGAGCTGACTCCCGGAAAACTCATACAGAGAATAAAACCTGATATCCTCGTAAAGGGAGAAGACTGGCGGGAGAAAGGGGTTGTCGGGCAGGAGTTTGTAGAATCTTATGGCGGGAAAGTCCTCCTTGCACCCCTTGTAGAAGGTGTTTCAACAACGAATGTTGTCTCAAAGATATTGGAAAGAAACAGCTAGACTCTGGGTGGATCATACTGAGCAATCTGGTTAATCAGTTTTTGTAAACAAAATCAGAGATCAGGGGCCATTCGAAAATGAATAATGGTTTCATGCAACAGTATAAGCTGCTGTGCCAAGACTTGAGGGCATTTACGTTGTCTCTCCCTTCACCCAGGACAGATAGTTTTCTGAACCTTCAATTATCGGCATAGCTATTATTTCTGGTACCAGATAACTATGGAGTTCCTTGACTCTTACCTCAATCTGTGAGAATAGTTCTCTTTTTGTTTTTAAGACCATCAAGGCCTCTTCACCGTCGCACAGCTCCCCTTGCCAGCTATAGATTGAATGCACCGATGGTATGATATTTGAGCATGCCACCAGCTTTTCTTCAACCAATGTGCGTCCAAGTTTCTTCGCTTCATCTAGAGAACTTGTCGTAATAAAAATTACTATGCAATGTGACATATTTACCCCTTACCAAAACCATTCTGAATAATTATGGCTCAATTAAAAATAGTACAAAAAAATAAAAATAATTACCTGTAATAGTAACGAAAAGATGGTTCCCTGTTTCTGTAATGGAGACAACACGGGTTCACGCCTCTATATCTCGAATCCGCTGGCTTCTCTACGCCAGACTGTTTCAAATGTCAAACCTTGAAAGCTTATTATATATAAAATAGACCATTCATGCCAATATGAATTTGCTGGCTGAATTCAGCCCTGATCAGAAGCGAAAACGAAAGGAATGAGAACATGAAAGAGATATCAAATGAATTAGAGGAAATGAGAAAATCTGATCTCTACCGGGAGATGAAGGTCATAGAAGGAGAACAGGGACCTTACGTAAAGATTGAAAATCAGGAGTACCTATCCTTCTGTTCAAATAATTACCTTGGTCTTGCAAATCATCCTTTTGTAAAAAAAGCGGCTATTGATGCAGTAAAACAATATGGATGGGGAACCGGAGCATCGAGATTGATTTCCGGAAATATGGAGCTACACGAAAAACTTGAATGCGAAATATCGAGGTTGAAAAACAAGAGATCTTCCCTGGTTTTTCCAACAGGTTACATGGCAAACGTAGGTACCATCTGTGCACTAGTCGGAAAAGAAGACATCGTAATCTGTGATAAACTAAATCATGCAAGCATTATTGATGGTTGCCGTTTATCGGGTGCAGCCTTGAGAGTTTATCCGCATTGCGATGTAATAAAACTTGAAAAAATACTCAGAAATTCGACACAGTATAGACGTAAATTAATTGTTACAGATTCCGTCTTCAGCATGGATGGAGATCTGGCACCACTCCCGGATATAGTTACCATTGCCGATAATCACCATGCAAAGGTCATGGTTGATGAAGCACACGGTACGGGCATATTCGGTAAAAATGGTGCTGGAGTTATTGAACACTTTGGCCTGGAAAATGATATTAGTATCGTAATGGGCACTTTAAGCAAGGCAATAGGCAGTCTGGGGGGATTTGTCTCCGGGGACATTGATTTAATACATTATCTCAGGAATAAGGCAAGAACTTTTATCTACACAACTTCACTTCCCCCTGCAGTCTGTGCTGCATCGATTGCAGGAATTACCATAATCAGAAATGATCACTCCCTCCGTCATGCACTCTGGAATAATATCCATTACTTAAAAGAGAGGCTGGCATCACTTGACCTTAAAATTGTACCGTCAGAAAGTCCGATAATTCCAATCCTGATAGGAAATACCAAAAAGACTTTAGACACTGCAAAATTTTTATTTGACAGAGGGATATTAATCCCCGCCATCCGTCCCCCTACTGTCCCGGAAAAATCAAGCAGACTCAGGATAACGGTTATGTCATCACATACCAGAGATGATCTGGAAAAATTACTTGACATTTTACAAGATATTCAATATCTCTAATACATACTCCAGTCATGTATCGTAAGATTCTATCACATAATACCTTCAAATCATTTGCATTTTCTGGGAACGGTTAGATTGACAACAAAGGCACATCTGTTCAGAAGCGTTAATGCTGTTGACACTGATATGTTACGTAGTATAATTAAACCATTCACATTACATAGTTTGTGCTTGAGCAGAAAGCCTGTGGTTGAACCAAAGCAGTCCTCATGCAAGATACTTAATGTTTTTGCAGCCGAAACGTGCGGATGTTCCTGAAGACTACGGAAATATTACCGCAATGCGGCAGATGGACAGTTTTCGTTCAACTACTGGTTGGCGCGTGTATTCAACCTGATATCTCTACCGAACTTGCTGCACTCTGATAAAAATGTTTTTTCCAAAAAGTGTTGGTTTATCTATTCATGAGAATGATCTGGCCATTTCGAAGGTGTCGCAGAAGTTTTTCAGCTGCACACTTGAAAGTATGGTAGTAAAGGATTTTTTTTTAAAAGAGACACTCGATCTTAAACCGCTTATCGACGCTGAAGGATTTCAGGGAAAAGAAATCATTTTGTCTTGGCCACGGGAAAGGACAATTGTACGGGAGCTTGAGTTACCCGGGTCGAGCATAAAGGAACTGAAAGACTCAATCTCATACCAACTCGACAGCTTTATCCTTTATCCTGAAAGTGATGTGTATTACGACGTCTATCCTTCCATTTCGATCGAACAGGGAGAAAAGGCTTTTGTCTTTGCCATTAAGAGAGAAGAGCTGGATGAACTTATGGTAAAGCTTGATTCCTTAAGCATCAAGCCGAGCCGGATTGTTATTTCATCTCTGGCTTTCATACCATTTATCAATGCTGGCAAGGTAATTATTCTGAACAAACGTCCAGGCTTTACAACATTCAATTGTTATGAAGGACAAACCCTCGTGAAATCATCACTGGTCAGAAACAGTGATGATCTGGCGGAAGGTGTTCATGAAATCAAGCCGGATAAAATCATTTTACTGGACTTTGATGAAAATGATGATCTTGGTTTTGATCATGCCGGGATAACGTTAGAATACTTGGAAAAGAGTAAAGAATCATTGGGCGCGGCACTCAATGGAGTGTCAGAGTATTTAGATGAATTTGACGCCTTGAAGTTGAGTAAGAAAAAAATTATCTCAAAATTCCTGCTCACCGGTTTACTTATCCTGTCAATTGTTTCTTTTGCATTTATCATCCCAGGTATCATAAAGCATAAAAAGGGCAAGGCTATCGATAAAATCAATACACAATTAATGGCATTACAACCTGAAGTATCAAAAGTAAGCGAAATAAAGGAAGAGATTGAGGCAATCCTTGAAAAAATAGAAAAAATAAACACCATTACCAATATTACCAGCCGAAGAATTGATCTACTTGCCGAACTTACCAAAGTTTTACCCGATGATGCGTGGATAAAATATTTATCAATGGAGGATAATTATTTTGAAATAGAAGGGAGTGGATTGTCAGGTACAAGCGTATTAACGTTACTGGAGAAATCACCTATGTTCAGTCAGGTAAAATTTACCTCTTCAGTTACAAAGGGACGTGATGGGAAGGAAAATTTCAAGGTAAAGGTTAACATAAAAAATGATGAAAAGCCAGCTCTTCAATAAGCTTAACAAAAGAACAATCATTTTTTCAGGTATTGCCATACTTATATTACTGGTCATATTACTCGATTTACTCTTCTTCAGCCCCTTATTTCACTCTATCCGTGAATTGGATGACAAATTATCGATGAAGAGTGAATTAATAGCGAAATACCGTTCAAATATTCGGAACAGGAAATTATATGAGAAGACGCTGGATGAATTAAGCTCTTCCTATAGTTCTCTTGAAAAATTTTTCTTTCTTTGTAAAACCGAGGATTTAGCTCAGGCGAACTTGCAGGAATTTATTAAGAGCGTTGCCAGAAAAAACGGAATTATTGTTTCTAGAAGTTCTTCCAAGCAGGGTAAGTTGATTACGGAAAACCCCTTTTTAATGCTTATTCATGCAAAAGTTGAGATCAATGATGTAGACAAGATGTCAAAGATCCAATCATTCTTGTATAATATTGAATATGAAAACGAAAAACTTATTTTCGTTGATGATCTTAAACTGAGAAGCTCCGGTTTTGATATCTCAAGAGGAATATCTGCAACAATAACACTTTCTACAATTGCAAAGCTGGACACGAAGACATAAAAAGGACGGTTTTTCACTGTAGCACCGGACGCAACATGACAAAAACAGAAAACGTGGTTAGAAACCAGAAAAACTCAAAGACACAAATCCCTTTAAGCTCTTTTTATGGTTTGCAATATTCTTTGTACTCACTTAATCTCGTTCTTTTCTGTGTAGTTATATTATTAAGTATTTTAAGTGTTGCAATATATTTCTTTTCTGCAGAAAAGAAAATTCCCGTATCACTTTCAAAAACAGATATTCCGGAAATGGCTCATTATATTGAAAATGCTAAGCTGGTTGGTATGATGTCGGATACAGATAAAAATGATACCGGGTATTTTGATATTGTTTCTTCCAGGAATATCTTTTCTCCTGCAAGGAAAGAGTGGGTGACAAAACCCAAAGTTCCGAAAAATCTTCCAACTGCAAAGAAAATAATCGAAAGAAAAAAAGAACCACCTAAACCACCCAGAAAGATTATCCTATACGGAATTATCATGGCGGGTGACGTGAAAAAGGCCATGATAAATAACCCTCAGGTAGGTGTGAGAAATAAAAAAACCATCTATGTTGAAGAGGGAGAAGATATCGAGGGCTATAAGGTAAAGAGCATAGAAAAAGACAAGATAATATTGGACTGGCAAGGGAATGAAATGATTTTAAAACTGTATACAGGTTCAGAAGAAGGAAATAATTCACAGGAAAACAGTGGCCCAGAATCTGGTCCGAGATAGTGTTTGAAAAGATAAAACATGAATACATTCAAATATCGAATTCTGACACGAGGAAGTGCCGTAGTCGAAGGGAAAAAAACGGTCGCAAACAAAGCAGAACTTATAGCCTTTCTGAAGAAATCGGGATACATAGTATTAAATGTGCAGGAAGTTGCAAAATCAAGGAAGAGTAATTTCTTCTCTGATCGCGCCATAAAAAAGTCAACTGTGTTTTTTACGCAAGAGCTTGGTGTACTTCTTGACAGTGGAATCCCCTTAGACAGGAGCATGAAAATATTATCTGATGCTCAGGAAAACAGGAATTTCAGGGATATGATCTTAGAAATTCTTGGAGGGTTGAAGAGCGGTCAATCTCTGGCAGAGTCACTCAATACATTTCCCAATATCTTCTCGACTGTTTATGTAAACATGGTACTGGCTGGTGAAGAAAGCGGTGTTTTACCAAAAGTATTGAAACGTTTAGGTACCTTTATGGAAAGGGCACAAAAGATACGATCAGAAATAACTTCTTCGCTCATGTATCCTGTTTTCCTGATTTTTGCAGGAGTATTATCGGTGGCGGCCTTAATGTTACTGGTAATACCCAAATTTTCCACTATTTTTGCTGAAGTCGGTATCGCGTTGCCCCTTTCTACACAGCTTTTAATCAATATGAGCGATATCGGAATAAAATTCGGATGGTTAATTATTCTTTTTTTCATTGGCTTGTATTTTCTCTATCAACGGCTGAGGAAAAAAAGGTCTATCCAGGAGGCTATTGATAAAAAAAAACTCAAGATCCCGATACTCGGAGGTATATTCTGGAGAAGCGATATATCGCGCTTCTCAAGGACATTAGGTACTCTCCTTGAAAATGGGGTACCTTTGTTAAAATCTATTGACATTGCAGAAGCTGTACTGAGTAATTCATACCTGGGAAGTATTATAGAACATATAAAGCCCGATATAAAGGCGGGGAAAGGCTTAATCGTTCCATTAGGACCAAAGTCATTTTTTCCCGGAATAGCATACCATTTACTTACAGTTGGAGAGGAGACCGGAACCCTTGATGAGATGTTGATCCGGGTTTCAGATACACTGGATAACGATGTGGAACAAAGGATTAAAAGGTTAATCTCCCTTGCAGAACCTGCACTGATACTTTTTATGGGATGTGCTATAGGGGCAATTGTCATATCAATGCTGAGTGCAATCTTCAGCATTAACGAGGTCTCTTTTTAACATGAATTCCGAACACCGACGATGAAAGATCTCATTTGCATATCTCATTACTCGCGGTCTTCATAATTAGCCTCAATCCACTTGCGATACTCACCACTTCTTACCGATTGTACCCAATCCATATTTTCTAGATACCAATCCACTGTAATGTTTATCGCATCTTCAAATCTGAGTTTTGGACTCCATCCCAATTCCTTTTGTATTTTTGCCGCATCAATGGCATAGCGACGGTCATGTCCTGGACGGTCACTGACAAACTGGATTAACCGTCGACTTGTCTCCTTACCAGAACGTCCCAGGCGTTTGTCCAGAAGATCACAGAGAAGATAAACTATATCAATGTTTTGACGCTCAGAGTTGCCTCCTATATTATAAGTATTTCCCGGGACCCCCCCCTCAATTACCCTGAGAACAGCCTCGCAATGATCTGTGACAAAAAGCCAATCACGAATGTTTTTTCCATCACCATAAACGGGCAACCGTTTTCGTTCAATGATATTTAAAATCATAAGTGGCATGAGTTTCTCTGGAAATTGAAAAGGACCATAATTATTAGAGCAATTAGTAATAATAGCGGGGAAATTGTATGTATGAAAAAATGCCTTTACGAAATGGTCTGAGGCTGCCTTGGAAGCAGAATAAGGACTCGATGGATTGTATTGTGTATCTTCTGTAAAGTAGCCTCGAGGACCAAGACTTCCATACACCTCATCAGTAGATATATGGAGAAAACGAAAATCATCAGGCCTGTTTCTGGCTTCCCAGGATTTAAGGCTCTCCCCGAGAAGAGTAAAGGTGCCGAGAACATTTGTCTCTAAAAAAATCTTTGGCCCGAGTATTGATCTATCAACATGGGATTCCGCGGCAAAATGAACAACACTGTCGAACTTATTTTGAGAAAACAGTTCTGCAAGGATGGTTGGATCCCTAACGTCTCCAAGGACAAAACGAAGCCTTTCAACTGACTCCGCTTTAAGATCCTGGAAATTGTGCGGATTACCGGCATACGTAAGTGAATCCAGGTTTACTATGTACCAATCAGGTTTAACATGTAATGTATGTCGAATAAAGTTTGTACCAATAAAACCCGAACCTCCGGTTACGAGTATCCTTTTTTGTTTATCCATCCCCATAATAAGATGCAGTGAAGTGTACTGTCTATATAATTAAGTTAAAAAAATTAAACCTGGAAAGTTCACAATTGCAGAAAGTCTTTCGCCTGCATGAAGATAACATATCTGACAACTCAATTCAAAAAACAAATTCCGGGCAGTATACTAAAACCGATTTGGTTTTCGGCTTTTCTGAAAACCAAATCTTGGTTGCTGGTATACTCGCTCAGTTTTTTCTCGGATTTTATCCGAAATCCAGTATGAAATGAGTATACAACATGATCGAGTCCTTCATCAATATTGCACACGGGGCACTGCTGCATTCTGAATTTGCCCTTCATTGTCAGGAAAGAGGTTATGTGAACATCTTGAACAGAGCCAATTGTCACGACTCAATGTCCTCAATTTTATCTATTCTCATGCTGTTCCTGCCTACACCTGCGAATCAGCGGTTTAGACCTGCCTAAAGGACAGCAGGAGTGATTTCGAAGGGCCCTGA is drawn from Candidatus Scalindua sp. and contains these coding sequences:
- a CDS encoding divalent-cation tolerance protein CutA encodes the protein MSHCIVIFITTSSLDEAKKLGRTLVEEKLVACSNIIPSVHSIYSWQGELCDGEEALMVLKTKRELFSQIEVRVKELHSYLVPEIIAMPIIEGSENYLSWVKGETT
- a CDS encoding type II secretion system F family protein, with protein sequence MNTFKYRILTRGSAVVEGKKTVANKAELIAFLKKSGYIVLNVQEVAKSRKSNFFSDRAIKKSTVFFTQELGVLLDSGIPLDRSMKILSDAQENRNFRDMILEILGGLKSGQSLAESLNTFPNIFSTVYVNMVLAGEESGVLPKVLKRLGTFMERAQKIRSEITSSLMYPVFLIFAGVLSVAALMLLVIPKFSTIFAEVGIALPLSTQLLINMSDIGIKFGWLIILFFIGLYFLYQRLRKKRSIQEAIDKKKLKIPILGGIFWRSDISRFSRTLGTLLENGVPLLKSIDIAEAVLSNSYLGSIIEHIKPDIKAGKGLIVPLGPKSFFPGIAYHLLTVGEETGTLDEMLIRVSDTLDNDVEQRIKRLISLAEPALILFMGCAIGAIVISMLSAIFSINEVSF
- the rfaE2 gene encoding D-glycero-beta-D-manno-heptose 1-phosphate adenylyltransferase, with product MSKNLVHLLSTIGRPSVLLIGDFMIDKYVWGEVKRISQEAPIPVINVASEEFRPGGAGSVANNLVHLGARVYCCGVVGDDIEGKQLIKNLTDLETDTGGMVEDDTRRTTVKVRMMGHLQSAGRAIQQLLRIDYENTHVIKKTIEETLIRKIRLKAHDYDVILISDMNKGVMSKGIIETVISLGKEKKIPVIVDPRLGEDYSIYKGATAITPNRFETELSTGIKITDSSSLKAAGKKLVETLLLEYAVITVDKDGMFLYSKEGKYTLVPTIPKDVHDVSGAGDMVLSVLGFIVGAGNTFEDAAMIANVAAGIEVGKIGALPISKSEILSALMGGVNPLYSKIKVLDELEETLRQYREKGKKIVFTNGCFDILHVGHVEYLKFSRCQGDILIVGLNTDRSVREQKGPKRPFVPEEERARLVSALEDVSYVVFFDELTPGKLIQRIKPDILVKGEDWREKGVVGQEFVESYGGKVLLAPLVEGVSTTNVVSKILERNS
- the bioF gene encoding 8-amino-7-oxononanoate synthase; amino-acid sequence: MKEISNELEEMRKSDLYREMKVIEGEQGPYVKIENQEYLSFCSNNYLGLANHPFVKKAAIDAVKQYGWGTGASRLISGNMELHEKLECEISRLKNKRSSLVFPTGYMANVGTICALVGKEDIVICDKLNHASIIDGCRLSGAALRVYPHCDVIKLEKILRNSTQYRRKLIVTDSVFSMDGDLAPLPDIVTIADNHHAKVMVDEAHGTGIFGKNGAGVIEHFGLENDISIVMGTLSKAIGSLGGFVSGDIDLIHYLRNKARTFIYTTSLPPAVCAASIAGITIIRNDHSLRHALWNNIHYLKERLASLDLKIVPSESPIIPILIGNTKKTLDTAKFLFDRGILIPAIRPPTVPEKSSRLRITVMSSHTRDDLEKLLDILQDIQYL
- a CDS encoding PilN domain-containing protein; translated protein: MFFPKSVGLSIHENDLAISKVSQKFFSCTLESMVVKDFFLKETLDLKPLIDAEGFQGKEIILSWPRERTIVRELELPGSSIKELKDSISYQLDSFILYPESDVYYDVYPSISIEQGEKAFVFAIKREELDELMVKLDSLSIKPSRIVISSLAFIPFINAGKVIILNKRPGFTTFNCYEGQTLVKSSLVRNSDDLAEGVHEIKPDKIILLDFDENDDLGFDHAGITLEYLEKSKESLGAALNGVSEYLDEFDALKLSKKKIISKFLLTGLLILSIVSFAFIIPGIIKHKKGKAIDKINTQLMALQPEVSKVSEIKEEIEAILEKIEKINTITNITSRRIDLLAELTKVLPDDAWIKYLSMEDNYFEIEGSGLSGTSVLTLLEKSPMFSQVKFTSSVTKGRDGKENFKVKVNIKNDEKPALQ
- the prfA gene encoding peptide chain release factor 1; translated protein: MQIHEKLLKKFQERFDRYNKLEKLLSSPEVISDNVRYTSYVKEHGRLAKFAGKYQQFDQTLRQKEEAETILSENNGDRDLYDLAKEEFRSLEKKEKELFEEIKNQFVTESAESDKNVIMEIRAGTGGDEAALFAADLFRMYTKYAEKQKWKTEILDCSPTEIGGFKEVTLSIEGDSVYQKLCYESGTHRVQRVPDTETSGRIHTSAATVAVLPEIEEVEIKIDPQDIVVDTFRASGPGGQKVNKTSSAIRITHEPTGLVVKCMDEKSQHRNRAKAMRILRSRLYSFLEDQKKGERDKTRRIQIGSGDRSEKIRTYNYPQNRITDHRINLNLYSLEKIMLGEMDELVGAMINHGKEERIKQLTESL
- the rpmE gene encoding 50S ribosomal protein L31 is translated as MKQGIHPEYVNTVVTCGCGETFETRSAKSRISIEVCSKCHPFYTGKQKFVDTAGRVERFKQRFNWPDKSENTVESKDRGEGSGAR
- a CDS encoding acetylserotonin O-methyltransferase; protein product: MKNQSNQIIESYRNNLLEIGYSFFKPRVLITATKLDLFNTIGETHITVREIASRLDLDRDATETFLNAMVSLGFLGKDKNSYFNTEEGKEVFIKGKEGYIGDIIILQDMMWNSWSKLEESIITGKPTRRPDMFQEKREETRNFIRAMHNTAMANAPFLSKNINFPGYKTLIDVGGGPGTYSVYFCIENPELESTILDLPGTLEITKELISLADVSDRITLMEGDFHEKIDGNYDAAFLANIIHCLGEEENSALIKRVYHALNDGGMIVIQDFILDDEKTSPPFPALFSLNMLLFTENGKSYSFNEIENWLEEAGFRNLERIRIPLPRSISVLIGKKEIV
- the rfbB gene encoding dTDP-glucose 4,6-dehydratase, with the protein product MDKQKRILVTGGSGFIGTNFIRHTLHVKPDWYIVNLDSLTYAGNPHNFQDLKAESVERLRFVLGDVRDPTILAELFSQNKFDSVVHFAAESHVDRSILGPKIFLETNVLGTFTLLGESLKSWEARNRPDDFRFLHISTDEVYGSLGPRGYFTEDTQYNPSSPYSASKAASDHFVKAFFHTYNFPAIITNCSNNYGPFQFPEKLMPLMILNIIERKRLPVYGDGKNIRDWLFVTDHCEAVLRVIEGGVPGNTYNIGGNSERQNIDIVYLLCDLLDKRLGRSGKETSRRLIQFVSDRPGHDRRYAIDAAKIQKELGWSPKLRFEDAINITVDWYLENMDWVQSVRSGEYRKWIEANYEDRE
- a CDS encoding GspMb/PilO family protein, whose protein sequence is MMKSQLFNKLNKRTIIFSGIAILILLVILLDLLFFSPLFHSIRELDDKLSMKSELIAKYRSNIRNRKLYEKTLDELSSSYSSLEKFFFLCKTEDLAQANLQEFIKSVARKNGIIVSRSSSKQGKLITENPFLMLIHAKVEINDVDKMSKIQSFLYNIEYENEKLIFVDDLKLRSSGFDISRGISATITLSTIAKLDTKT